Proteins from a single region of Oscillatoria sp. FACHB-1407:
- a CDS encoding chemotaxis protein CheB: MTPRRSSKKAQPNPSDGNIPVGHPPNLEEPTTASQPVTDNQPSTESQPGVESRPSVAGQLDSGDLSDNAGDVFPVVGIGASAGGLEAFTQLLNFLPTNTGMAFVIIQHMTPDQESVLNQILARVTRMPVYEAQDGMAVAPNQVYLIPPNQTLTIAKGLLKLSPRPPRNTMFMSVDTFLLSLAEDRGSKAIAVILSGADSDGARGVEAVKAAGGITIAQCQESAQVESMPNTAIATGQVDFILPPDQIAQKLAEISHHPYITNLSKTVAEASSTPTASQDALTTIFNALRKTTGVDFTHYKQTTLNRRIQRRMVLYQLDNLDEYARYLQSNPAEVMALYRDCLIHVTSFFRDPDSFQALKAVVFPIIIKDKSPSTPIRIWVAGCSTGEEAYSIAICLLEFLSDQVSHVPIQIYATDLSETAIEYARNGIYTPSQVANVSPDRLYRFFIQVEGGYQISKAVRELCVFARQNLIGDPPFSRLDLITCRNVLIYLGNSLQKKLLPIFHYGLKSNGFLMLGASETVGDFIDLFTLCDKKNKIYAKKLSMARPNIELTASSYSPTTINVQPLVTEPLPNDLELQREADRIVLNQYAPAGVVVDENLEILQFRGQTSPYLEPAPGRASLNLLRMAKEQLRRDLQSAVYQARQQKLPVRRDGLQIRESDYPSGGTTSQRIRQVIINVTPFQVGSNQECFLVLFEDAPMILELPAETEDGSTSSKRKTREAQEIIRLKQELATSREHLQSIIEEQQATNQDLRAANEEILSSNEELQSTNEELETAKEEIQAANEELNTVNDELRRRTQEATQVSNDLQNLLNSIHIPILMLGADLQIRQFTPAMEGIFNLISTDIGRPLSDITHKLSVPNLEQQILEVIRTLNLKTQEIQDRDGHWYHLRIRPYRTIDNKIDGAVLVLIDIDDLKRSNAQLMAARDYADAIVETVWQPLIVLNENLYVITANRSFYETFEVSPMQTEQHSMFELGNGQWNIPQLRSHLEAILASNTQFQDFEVEHDFEQIGRKVMRLKARKMPKIDNTQMILLAIEDITDQPRSRL; this comes from the coding sequence ATGACACCCAGACGCTCCTCTAAAAAAGCTCAACCCAATCCCTCAGACGGCAACATTCCAGTAGGTCATCCGCCAAACCTAGAGGAACCCACCACAGCAAGTCAGCCAGTCACCGACAATCAACCCTCTACTGAGAGCCAACCTGGTGTAGAGAGCCGACCCAGCGTTGCAGGTCAACTTGACTCCGGAGATTTGTCAGACAATGCCGGGGACGTATTTCCTGTCGTTGGCATTGGAGCCTCCGCCGGAGGATTAGAAGCGTTTACCCAATTGCTAAACTTTTTGCCCACCAACACGGGCATGGCGTTTGTGATCATTCAACACATGACCCCCGACCAGGAAAGCGTGTTGAACCAGATCCTGGCTAGAGTAACTCGAATGCCCGTGTATGAGGCGCAGGATGGGATGGCAGTTGCACCGAATCAGGTATACCTGATTCCGCCCAACCAAACCCTGACGATCGCCAAAGGGTTGCTCAAACTGTCGCCTCGTCCTCCCCGAAATACGATGTTTATGTCAGTCGATACGTTTCTGCTATCTCTGGCTGAAGACCGGGGCAGCAAAGCGATCGCCGTGATCTTATCGGGAGCTGATTCCGATGGGGCACGCGGAGTCGAAGCCGTCAAAGCTGCCGGAGGCATCACCATTGCCCAGTGTCAGGAATCGGCACAGGTCGAAAGTATGCCTAATACGGCGATCGCCACAGGTCAAGTAGACTTTATTTTGCCACCCGACCAGATCGCTCAAAAGCTCGCTGAAATCAGCCATCATCCCTACATCACCAACCTCTCTAAAACCGTAGCCGAAGCATCCTCCACCCCAACGGCTAGTCAAGACGCACTCACCACCATCTTTAATGCATTGCGAAAGACGACTGGTGTTGACTTTACCCACTACAAACAGACCACTTTAAACCGTCGCATTCAGCGACGCATGGTGTTGTACCAATTGGATAATTTAGACGAATACGCTCGTTATCTTCAGAGCAACCCGGCTGAGGTGATGGCACTCTATCGCGATTGCTTAATTCACGTCACCAGCTTTTTCCGCGACCCCGACAGCTTTCAGGCACTCAAAGCCGTCGTCTTTCCCATCATTATCAAAGACAAATCTCCCAGTACACCCATCCGCATTTGGGTAGCAGGCTGCTCCACGGGCGAAGAAGCCTATTCTATTGCCATCTGCCTGTTGGAGTTTTTATCGGATCAGGTGTCGCATGTGCCGATTCAGATCTACGCCACCGACCTGAGTGAAACGGCGATCGAATATGCTCGTAATGGCATTTACACCCCCAGCCAGGTTGCCAACGTCTCTCCTGATCGGCTCTATCGCTTTTTTATTCAGGTTGAAGGAGGCTATCAAATCAGCAAAGCGGTGCGCGAACTGTGTGTCTTTGCTCGCCAAAATTTGATCGGCGATCCACCGTTTTCACGACTCGATTTAATTACCTGTCGCAATGTTTTAATCTATTTGGGCAACTCCTTACAGAAAAAACTCTTACCCATCTTCCATTACGGTCTGAAATCCAACGGGTTTCTCATGTTGGGTGCCTCAGAGACAGTCGGTGATTTTATAGATTTATTTACCCTGTGCGATAAAAAGAACAAGATTTATGCCAAGAAACTGAGCATGGCTCGACCTAACATTGAGTTAACAGCCAGTTCCTATTCCCCCACCACTATCAACGTCCAACCGCTTGTGACCGAGCCTCTCCCTAATGACTTAGAACTTCAGCGAGAAGCAGATCGAATCGTATTAAACCAATACGCTCCGGCTGGAGTGGTTGTCGATGAAAACTTAGAAATTCTCCAATTTCGGGGGCAAACGAGTCCCTATCTTGAACCTGCCCCTGGTCGTGCCAGTCTCAATCTCTTGCGAATGGCAAAAGAGCAATTGCGGCGAGATCTGCAATCCGCCGTGTATCAGGCAAGGCAGCAAAAGTTACCCGTTAGACGAGACGGCTTACAGATCAGAGAGAGTGATTACCCTTCAGGAGGGACGACTTCGCAACGCATTCGGCAAGTCATTATCAACGTCACTCCATTTCAGGTTGGGTCCAACCAGGAATGTTTTCTAGTGCTGTTTGAAGATGCGCCAATGATTTTGGAGTTACCTGCTGAAACAGAAGATGGCAGCACTTCTTCAAAGCGCAAAACCCGTGAGGCTCAAGAAATCATTCGACTCAAGCAAGAACTGGCAACCTCACGAGAGCATCTGCAATCCATCATTGAGGAGCAGCAAGCCACCAACCAGGACTTGCGAGCCGCCAACGAAGAGATTTTGTCGAGCAACGAAGAGTTGCAGAGCACCAACGAAGAACTGGAAACCGCTAAAGAAGAAATTCAAGCCGCGAACGAAGAACTCAACACCGTCAATGACGAACTGCGTCGCCGCACTCAAGAAGCCACTCAAGTCAGCAACGACTTGCAAAACCTACTTAACAGCATCCACATCCCCATCTTGATGTTGGGAGCCGATCTCCAGATTCGGCAGTTTACCCCAGCTATGGAGGGCATCTTTAACCTGATCTCTACTGACATTGGGCGACCGCTCAGCGACATCACTCACAAATTGAGTGTGCCCAACCTGGAGCAACAAATTCTAGAAGTGATTCGGACACTCAACCTCAAGACACAAGAGATTCAAGACCGCGACGGACACTGGTATCACCTGCGAATTCGTCCCTACCGCACAATCGACAACAAAATTGATGGGGCGGTGTTGGTGTTGATCGACATCGACGACCTCAAACGTAGCAACGCTCAACTCATGGCAGCCAGAGATTACGCCGATGCGATCGTCGAGACGGTTTGGCAACCGTTAATTGTGTTGAATGAAAATTTGTATGTGATTACGGCTAATCGGTCATTCTACGAGACATTTGAAGTATCCCCCATGCAAACCGAGCAACACTCGATGTTTGAACTGGGCAACGGGCAGTGGAATATTCCCCAGTTGCGATCGCACCTCGAAGCGATTCTCGCCAGCAACACCCAATTCCAAGACTTTGAAGTCGAACACGACTTTGAACAGATTGGACGTAAAGTCATGCGCCTCAAAGCCCGCAAAATGCCCAAGATCGACAATACGCAGATGATCTTGTTGGCGATCGAAGATATCACCGACCAACCGCGATCGAGATTGTAG
- a CDS encoding response regulator transcription factor yields MVKKILLIEDQGYARNFFLEGLKGKGFHVFSTKNGRMGIQQAQMHLPDLILCDPMLPDIDGYSVLATLRQDPLTAGVPFIFMTAEENRTDLRKAMELGANDYLTKPCTLDELLRAITTQLEKQSVLHQWYAARSQGIDDSTVTAPVKAIANSQITSSSDPLLNEVLCFIEANYHKPITLTDVAQAVGYSPAYLTNLIGRQTGQTVQRWIINRRMAAARALLLETDQNVEHIATQVGYHHVVHFFRQFRKLHGTSPQAWRTAQSAQYKQNQKNG; encoded by the coding sequence ATGGTGAAAAAAATTCTACTGATTGAGGATCAAGGATATGCTCGAAACTTTTTTCTGGAGGGTCTTAAAGGAAAAGGGTTTCATGTGTTTAGCACTAAAAATGGTCGAATGGGAATTCAACAGGCGCAGATGCACCTACCAGATTTGATTCTTTGTGACCCGATGTTGCCAGACATTGATGGATACAGTGTTTTGGCTACATTACGCCAAGATCCACTAACGGCAGGTGTTCCTTTCATTTTTATGACGGCTGAGGAAAACCGAACTGACCTTCGTAAGGCGATGGAGTTGGGAGCAAATGACTATCTCACCAAACCTTGTACATTAGATGAGTTATTAAGGGCAATCACCACTCAACTAGAGAAGCAGAGCGTTCTCCATCAGTGGTATGCTGCTCGCTCTCAAGGGATTGACGATTCAACGGTTACGGCTCCTGTAAAAGCTATAGCGAATTCTCAGATCACGTCTTCGTCTGATCCCCTCTTGAATGAGGTACTTTGCTTTATTGAAGCAAACTATCACAAACCCATCACTCTCACCGACGTTGCCCAAGCGGTTGGATATTCTCCAGCCTATTTAACAAACCTGATCGGTCGTCAAACCGGACAAACTGTACAACGCTGGATTATCAATCGCCGAATGGCAGCAGCACGGGCTTTACTTTTAGAAACTGACCAGAATGTAGAACACATTGCAACTCAAGTAGGCTATCACCATGTAGTTCACTTCTTTCGCCAGTTCCGCAAATTGCACGGTACAAGCCCTCAGGCTTGGCGAACCGCCCAGTCCGCTCAATACAAACAGAACCAGAAGAATGGTTAG
- a CDS encoding ABC exporter membrane fusion protein, with translation MKPDLISGNKPLLKPSGRWVIAVTVVAALAVSGATIQYVFRAQPAPSQANTELEVPTAEAVSALGRLEPEGEVIYLSAPTALNGLGTSRVAQLLVKQGDVVKAGQVVAVLDNVNQLQAALKLAQEEVNVAQADLAQVEAGAQTGEVEAQKATIARLKAELDGQLNTQDQIIARLEAELGNSQTEYQRYRELYRNGAVTASQLDSKEVTMTTTREQLNEAKANRSRMAATIQEQIREAQATLDRIMEVRPTDIQVAQAELNKAIANVNKARAELELAYIRSPQDGQILGVYTRPGEVVGDQGVVALGQTDQMVVIAEVYESDVGRLQVGQKATISSNAFSGELQGTITQIGLQINAQDILSVDPTANVDSRVVEVKIQLDAADSQRVSAFTNLQVNVVIDL, from the coding sequence ATGAAACCTGATTTAATCTCAGGAAATAAGCCGCTTCTGAAACCATCCGGACGATGGGTCATTGCGGTTACAGTGGTTGCAGCTTTAGCTGTAAGTGGAGCCACGATTCAGTATGTCTTTCGTGCCCAACCTGCACCGAGTCAAGCCAATACTGAATTGGAAGTCCCTACAGCCGAAGCTGTTTCAGCATTAGGCAGATTAGAGCCAGAAGGAGAGGTAATTTATCTATCGGCTCCTACTGCTCTTAATGGACTGGGCACAAGTCGAGTTGCTCAACTGCTGGTCAAGCAGGGTGACGTTGTGAAAGCGGGACAAGTCGTTGCTGTCTTGGATAACGTTAACCAACTGCAAGCCGCTCTGAAGTTAGCGCAGGAAGAAGTTAACGTTGCTCAGGCAGACCTTGCTCAAGTGGAAGCTGGAGCCCAGACGGGGGAAGTTGAAGCGCAAAAAGCAACGATCGCCCGTTTGAAAGCAGAGTTAGATGGACAACTCAATACGCAAGATCAGATCATTGCTCGTCTAGAGGCAGAACTGGGCAATAGCCAAACTGAATACCAACGCTATCGTGAGCTGTATCGCAACGGTGCGGTTACGGCATCTCAACTTGATAGCAAAGAGGTAACTATGACAACGACCCGTGAGCAGCTCAATGAGGCAAAAGCAAATCGCAGCCGAATGGCGGCAACGATTCAAGAACAAATTAGAGAAGCTCAAGCAACCCTCGATCGGATTATGGAGGTTCGCCCTACCGATATTCAGGTTGCTCAAGCTGAACTGAATAAAGCGATCGCCAATGTGAATAAAGCCCGTGCAGAATTGGAGCTAGCTTACATTCGATCGCCCCAAGATGGACAGATCCTGGGAGTTTACACCCGTCCTGGTGAGGTTGTTGGCGATCAGGGCGTTGTTGCCTTAGGGCAAACGGATCAAATGGTTGTGATTGCAGAGGTCTATGAATCAGATGTCGGCAGATTACAGGTTGGTCAGAAAGCAACTATCAGCAGCAATGCGTTTTCAGGAGAGTTACAAGGCACTATTACTCAAATTGGCTTACAAATTAATGCACAAGATATCTTGAGTGTTGACCCAACCGCCAATGTAGACAGTAGAGTGGTTGAGGTCAAAATTCAGCTGGATGCAGCGGACAGCCAACGCGTGTCGGCGTTCACAAACTTACAAGTCAACGTTGTCATTGATCTTTAA
- a CDS encoding thioesterase II family protein: MLISTPKSNNWVKRPNPNPNATLRLFCFPYAGAGASIFRHWSANLPPYVEVCPIQLPGREERIKESLFTQLPPLVQTLAHSLQGYLDIPFAFFGHSLGGLISFELARQLRIQQSPEPIHLFISGRRAPQASDRNPLLHTLPESEFLQELRSLNRTPEKVLTNSELMQLLLPILRADFSICETYTYLDEPPLDCSISVLGGLDDAGEPIELLELWRSQTRSSFSMYLFPGDHFFLHRSQQLLLETLDNQLCQLAD; the protein is encoded by the coding sequence ATGCTAATATCAACGCCAAAATCAAACAATTGGGTGAAACGTCCAAATCCAAACCCCAACGCCACTCTTCGCTTATTTTGCTTTCCGTATGCGGGAGCCGGAGCATCCATCTTTCGTCACTGGTCAGCAAATCTGCCTCCCTATGTAGAAGTTTGTCCTATTCAGCTTCCGGGGCGAGAAGAGCGCATCAAGGAATCGCTGTTTACCCAGCTTCCTCCCCTGGTTCAAACCCTGGCACACTCCCTCCAAGGCTATTTAGATATACCGTTTGCCTTTTTTGGTCACAGTCTGGGGGGACTCATTAGTTTTGAGCTTGCTCGTCAACTCCGCATTCAACAGTCTCCAGAACCAATTCATCTGTTTATTTCTGGTCGTCGTGCTCCGCAAGCAAGCGATCGCAATCCGCTCCTGCACACCTTACCAGAATCCGAATTTTTGCAAGAGTTGCGCTCCTTAAATAGAACACCCGAAAAAGTGTTAACCAACTCAGAATTAATGCAGCTATTATTACCGATCCTAAGAGCAGATTTCTCGATCTGCGAAACCTATACTTATCTGGATGAACCTCCTCTCGATTGTTCTATCTCCGTTTTAGGTGGATTAGACGATGCAGGAGAACCCATAGAGTTACTTGAGCTTTGGAGATCACAAACCCGGTCTTCATTCTCAATGTATTTATTTCCTGGTGATCACTTTTTTCTACACAGAAGTCAACAGCTCCTGCTAGAAACACTTGATAATCAATTATGTCAGCTTGCAGATTGA
- a CDS encoding fatty acyl-AMP ligase codes for MTICLTHSTSAKREFLTLIDLLSYRAQSQPHQLSYTFLEDGELEASKLDYQTLDCRARAIASQLQKLNAIGQRALLLYPPGLDFIAAFFGCLYAGVVAVPAYPARRNQSLSRLQAIVADAQAAIALTTTALLKDIEERFAEEPTLSGLRWVTTDDVSDEVASEWQKPNINSVTLAFLQYTSGSTGTPKGVMVSHSNLLHNSLQIYKSFADTPESQGVSWLPPYHDMGLIGGILQPLYVGAPMALMAPMAFLQKPIRWLKAISHFKATTSGGPNFAYDLCVRKVTPEQLAELDLSSWKVAFTGAEPVRAETLEQFAAKFEPCGFRREAFHPCYGMAETTLIVSGSFRNVLPVLKQIDGTALERNRVVTATKKHEMTRTVVGCGQCLGQTVVVANPDTSTRCSAEQIGEIWVSSPSVAKGYWNRPEQTEQTFSAYLADTGEGPFLRTGDLGFLQDGELFITGRIKDLMIIRGQNHYPQDIELTAEKSHPALRPGCGAAFTVDIKGEERLVLVYEVERSYLRKLNIKEVIGNINQAIAAQHGLQIYSTTLVKPGSIPKTSSGKIQRHACRTGFLTGQLSVVEDWSESPLGKAKFLHLQTDIGSLLQELTAGKQL; via the coding sequence ATGACTATTTGCTTGACTCACTCAACTAGTGCTAAGCGTGAATTTTTGACCCTAATTGATCTTCTTAGTTACAGAGCGCAAAGCCAACCTCATCAGCTATCTTACACATTTTTGGAAGATGGGGAATTAGAAGCAAGCAAGCTAGATTACCAAACTTTGGATTGCCGAGCAAGAGCGATCGCCTCCCAACTTCAAAAGCTAAACGCCATTGGACAACGTGCTCTGTTGCTCTATCCACCTGGTCTAGACTTCATTGCTGCATTCTTTGGATGTTTATATGCCGGGGTGGTTGCTGTTCCTGCTTACCCCGCTAGACGCAATCAAAGCTTATCTAGATTGCAAGCTATCGTAGCTGACGCTCAAGCGGCGATCGCCCTTACCACAACAGCATTATTAAAAGATATCGAGGAACGTTTTGCTGAAGAGCCGACGTTGAGTGGATTGCGTTGGGTAACTACAGATGACGTTTCTGACGAAGTTGCAAGCGAATGGCAGAAACCCAATATCAACAGTGTCACACTTGCATTTCTGCAATACACATCAGGCTCAACCGGAACGCCAAAAGGGGTTATGGTCAGCCACAGTAATCTGTTACACAATTCCTTGCAAATCTATAAAAGCTTTGCTGATACACCAGAGAGCCAAGGAGTAAGCTGGTTGCCCCCTTACCACGACATGGGGTTAATTGGAGGCATTCTACAACCTCTATACGTTGGTGCTCCCATGGCTCTAATGGCACCAATGGCATTTTTGCAGAAGCCAATCCGATGGCTAAAAGCAATCTCCCATTTCAAAGCGACAACCAGTGGTGGACCTAATTTTGCCTATGATCTCTGTGTTCGCAAGGTTACACCGGAACAACTCGCAGAGCTTGATCTCAGTAGTTGGAAGGTCGCTTTTACAGGGGCTGAGCCTGTTCGAGCAGAAACCTTAGAGCAATTTGCGGCAAAGTTTGAACCCTGCGGATTTCGTCGAGAAGCTTTCCATCCTTGCTATGGTATGGCTGAAACAACGTTGATCGTTTCTGGAAGCTTTAGAAACGTTCTTCCTGTTCTCAAACAAATAGATGGCACAGCCCTAGAGCGAAACCGAGTTGTCACAGCCACGAAAAAACATGAAATGACTCGAACCGTTGTAGGTTGCGGTCAGTGTCTAGGTCAAACCGTTGTAGTTGCTAATCCTGACACCTCAACCCGTTGCTCAGCAGAGCAGATTGGAGAGATTTGGGTATCCAGCCCAAGTGTTGCTAAAGGATATTGGAACCGACCAGAACAGACAGAGCAGACTTTCTCTGCTTATCTAGCAGATACAGGTGAAGGTCCATTTTTGCGGACAGGAGATTTGGGTTTTTTACAGGATGGTGAATTATTCATCACAGGACGAATCAAAGATTTGATGATCATTCGAGGACAAAACCATTACCCGCAGGACATTGAGTTGACTGCCGAAAAAAGCCATCCAGCACTGCGACCAGGTTGTGGGGCCGCCTTTACGGTAGACATCAAAGGTGAGGAACGACTGGTTCTTGTCTACGAAGTTGAACGGAGTTATCTACGAAAGTTAAATATCAAGGAGGTTATTGGAAACATCAATCAAGCGATCGCGGCACAGCATGGGTTACAAATCTACTCTACGACGCTAGTTAAACCAGGCAGTATCCCAAAGACTTCAAGTGGCAAAATTCAGCGTCATGCCTGCAGAACTGGGTTTTTGACCGGACAATTGAGCGTAGTTGAAGATTGGAGTGAAAGTCCTCTCGGTAAAGCCAAGTTCCTGCATCTGCAAACTGATATTGGTTCTCTATTGCAGGAGTTAACGGCTGGCAAACAGCTCTAA
- a CDS encoding DevA family ABC transporter ATP-binding protein, with protein MEQFVVSVKNLSHYFGQGVLRKPVLSNINLDVSPGEIVILSGPSGSGKTTLLTLIGGLRSLHEGSLKVFGQELQGVSEAQLIKIRRYIGYIFQAHNLLRSLTARQNVQMAIRLDENISAEEARIKSEMMLASVGLEHRVNYYPDNLSGGQKQRVAIARALACHPKLVLADEPTAALDSKSGRDVVNLMQRLVKEQGCAVLMVTHDNRILDIADRIVYMEDGELSTDTHLRK; from the coding sequence ATGGAGCAGTTCGTTGTATCAGTCAAAAACTTGAGTCATTACTTTGGGCAGGGTGTGTTACGCAAACCTGTTTTATCAAATATCAATTTGGACGTTTCACCTGGCGAAATCGTCATTCTATCAGGGCCGTCTGGCTCAGGTAAGACGACATTGTTAACTCTAATTGGGGGATTGCGATCGCTCCACGAAGGAAGTCTCAAGGTATTTGGTCAGGAATTGCAGGGAGTCAGTGAAGCCCAATTAATCAAAATTCGACGCTATATTGGCTACATTTTTCAAGCTCATAACCTGTTGCGTTCCTTAACAGCACGACAAAATGTGCAAATGGCTATTCGGCTTGATGAAAACATTTCGGCTGAAGAAGCTCGTATCAAATCAGAAATGATGCTTGCGTCGGTTGGGTTGGAACATCGGGTCAATTACTACCCCGATAACTTATCTGGAGGACAAAAACAACGAGTTGCGATCGCCCGTGCCCTTGCATGTCACCCTAAGTTGGTTCTAGCGGATGAACCAACGGCAGCGTTAGATAGTAAGTCAGGACGCGATGTTGTCAATTTAATGCAGCGATTAGTTAAAGAGCAGGGATGTGCAGTCCTGATGGTGACTCACGACAATCGCATTCTTGATATTGCCGATCGCATTGTTTACATGGAAGACGGCGAACTGAGTACAGACACTCACTTGAGGAAATAG
- the devC gene encoding ABC transporter permease DevC, which translates to MFDIPLAWLQLSRERLRLLVALAGIAFAVILMFMQLGFQAALYDSATRFHQSLQADIVLIGARSRSLAFMRPFSWRRLYQAFSVEGVESISPIYVGFKEWKNPENGSLRVIYVYGFEPDKSVFKLPEVAQNLDQLRLQENILFDRASRKEYGSIATEFEQGESISTELGGKQVNVVGLFTLGPSFGADGNIIMSDLNFLNIFTDRKLGEIDIGLIQLKSGADVETVAQTMRSSYPNDVKVLTHQGFIEFEKNYWKTSTAIGFIFTLGVGMGFIVGTVIVYQILYTDVSDHLAEYATLKAMGYKNLYLEFVVFQEAIILAVLGYIPGFALSLGLYDLTKSATFLPLGMTIGRIFSILILTVLMCFISGLIAMRKLRKADPADIF; encoded by the coding sequence ATGTTTGATATCCCCTTAGCATGGCTGCAACTGAGTCGAGAAAGGCTGCGTCTACTCGTTGCTTTGGCGGGCATTGCCTTTGCCGTGATTTTGATGTTTATGCAGTTGGGGTTTCAAGCTGCCCTTTATGACAGCGCAACTCGGTTCCATCAAAGTTTGCAGGCCGATATAGTGCTGATTGGTGCACGATCGCGATCGCTCGCATTTATGAGACCTTTTTCGTGGCGGCGGTTATATCAAGCCTTCAGTGTGGAAGGAGTAGAATCCATCAGTCCTATCTATGTAGGATTTAAGGAGTGGAAAAATCCTGAGAATGGCAGTTTGCGAGTGATTTATGTCTACGGATTTGAGCCGGACAAATCTGTCTTTAAACTACCAGAAGTTGCCCAAAATTTAGATCAACTTCGATTGCAAGAAAACATTCTATTTGATCGAGCATCCCGTAAAGAATACGGTTCCATTGCAACAGAATTTGAACAAGGAGAATCGATTTCCACTGAGTTGGGCGGTAAACAAGTGAACGTAGTCGGTTTGTTTACCCTGGGTCCTTCTTTTGGAGCAGATGGCAACATCATCATGAGTGATTTAAATTTTCTCAATATATTCACAGATCGTAAATTAGGAGAAATTGATATTGGTTTGATTCAATTGAAATCAGGTGCTGATGTTGAAACGGTTGCTCAAACGATGAGAAGCAGTTATCCCAATGATGTAAAGGTTTTAACTCATCAAGGCTTTATTGAATTTGAGAAAAATTATTGGAAAACCAGTACAGCCATTGGCTTTATCTTTACCCTCGGTGTAGGGATGGGCTTCATTGTTGGCACCGTGATCGTCTATCAAATTCTATATACAGATGTCTCAGATCATCTGGCGGAATATGCAACGCTAAAAGCAATGGGATATAAGAATTTATATTTGGAGTTTGTTGTTTTTCAAGAAGCAATTATATTAGCTGTTTTGGGATATATTCCTGGATTTGCACTTTCACTGGGGCTGTATGACTTAACTAAAAGTGCGACATTTTTACCTTTGGGCATGACGATCGGGCGAATCTTTTCCATCCTAATTCTGACTGTATTAATGTGCTTTATCTCAGGTTTGATTGCCATGCGTAAGTTACGTAAGGCGGACCCTGCCGATATCTTTTGA
- a CDS encoding type II toxin-antitoxin system PemK/MazF family toxin: protein MPSYSKHDVILVRYPFSDLSSSKVRPAVVVSTAHPSQDILITPLTSKTSSLLAGEFVLSEWAAAGLNVATAVKRGVYTVHESLVIKVIGQLAKVDTNQLEQSLRG from the coding sequence ATGCCCAGCTACTCCAAGCATGACGTTATTTTAGTGCGCTATCCCTTCTCGGATTTGTCGAGTTCAAAGGTAAGACCTGCTGTTGTTGTAAGTACAGCACATCCATCTCAAGACATTCTCATTACTCCTCTGACAAGCAAAACAAGTTCATTACTGGCAGGAGAGTTTGTGTTGTCTGAGTGGGCAGCAGCAGGATTGAACGTAGCAACCGCAGTCAAAAGAGGCGTGTACACAGTACATGAAAGTTTGGTAATCAAAGTGATTGGTCAGTTGGCTAAGGTTGATACCAACCAACTTGAGCAATCCTTGCGAGGATAG